DNA sequence from the Halococcus salsus genome:
AGGCCGNNNNNNNNNNTGAGGCCGCAGGCCGAACGAGCGGCCTTTTTAGTCCAGGTTTTTCAAGGAGCGGTGCGCGAAGCGCACCCGACGCAGAAAAAAGTGGGAGAGTACAAGTCGATCGCTGGCCAATCCTCCGGTATGGCCGAACCCGAACTCGCCGAACGCGAATGTGTCGCCTGCACCAGCGACGACGACCCGCTGACGGGCGCTGAGCTCGCGGAACTCGCCGAGGGGATCGACGGGGACGTCTGGGACGTCGTGGACGACCACCACCTCGAAGGCACCTACGAGTTCGCGGACTTCCGCGATGCGCTCGAGTTCACCTACGAGGTGGGCGAGCTCGCCGAGGCGGAGTGGCACCACCCCGACATCCACCTCTCGTACGGCGAGGTCGTCGTCGAGATGTGGACTCACAAGATCGACGGC
Encoded proteins:
- a CDS encoding 4a-hydroxytetrahydrobiopterin dehydratase yields the protein MAEPELAERECVACTSDDDPLTGAELAELAEGIDGDVWDVVDDHHLEGTYEFADFRDALEFTYEVGELAEAEWHHPDIHLSYGEVVVEMWTHKIDGLFETDFVMAARMDRIHDDYEPGK